CAAAACAATCGAGCTTATTCACCTTATCCGTAGAACGATCTGCCCCCAACTTTCACAAGACGCAACGACAGACGGACAGGAGTCACTCTTGAAGGCCATGAAACTCCTCGAAAAGCTTATCCTCGATATTCAGCCGCATCTGAGTGAAGAAGAAGCTTCAAGCATTACGAGCAAATTTCTGGATGAGCTTCCCACAGTCGCAAAGAAGCTGGTCAAGGACGTTCGTGCAGCGTACGAAGGAGATCCTGCAGCACAATCGGTGGAAGAGATCATGATTGCATACCCCGCTTATGAAGCAATAAGCATCTATAGGTTAGCCCATATTCTGTACTTGCTCAAGGTTCCCCTAATACCGAGAATAATGACCGAATATGCTCATCAGAAGACCGGAATCGATATCCATCCGGGCGCGAGAATAGGGACGCACTTCTTCATAGATCACGGTACGGGTGTTGTGATAGGAGAGACATGCAGAATCGGAGATCATGTGAAGATCTATCAAGGAGTCACGCTTGGAGCCAAGAGCTT
This region of Mesotoga infera genomic DNA includes:
- a CDS encoding serine acetyltransferase, with product KTIELIHLIRRTICPQLSQDATTDGQESLLKAMKLLEKLILDIQPHLSEEEASSITSKFLDELPTVAKKLVKDVRAAYEGDPAAQSVEEIMIAYPAYEAISIYRLAHILYLLKVPLIPRIMTEYAHQKTGIDIHPGARIGTHFFIDHGTGVVIGETCRIGDHVKIYQGVTLGAKSFELDENGNPIKGIKRHPDIGNHVVIYAGATVLGGSTVVGDNCVIGGNVWLVHSLKPGEKIYNNP